A region of Sphingobium baderi DNA encodes the following proteins:
- a CDS encoding NAD(P)H-quinone oxidoreductase, whose protein sequence is MGFESAVPDEMMAIGISAPGGPEALVPERRPVPLPMEGEVLIRVAAAGVNRPDVLQRMGKYPPPPGAPDIPGLEVSGTIVAAASQSGALVGQRVCALLPGGGYAEYAVAPAGQCLPVPDSYDIVEAAALPETLFTVWTNLFERAYVVEGDTVLVHGGTSGIGTMAITLCRLFDITIIVTCGSDEKCEQARQWGAHHAINYRTQDFVAEVRRITGGEGCQAVLDMVGGDYVPRNIECLAEDGRHVSIAVLGGAKSTVFLPTIMSKRLTLTGSTLRSRPVSFKTLVAEELMRVVWPMVEEGRLRPAMDQRFPLVEAAKAHARMDAGEHFGKIVLTV, encoded by the coding sequence ATGGGTTTTGAGAGCGCAGTGCCGGATGAAATGATGGCCATCGGCATTTCCGCGCCGGGTGGGCCGGAAGCGCTTGTGCCGGAACGGCGTCCGGTCCCGCTTCCGATGGAAGGCGAAGTATTGATCCGGGTAGCTGCGGCCGGCGTCAATCGGCCGGACGTCCTGCAGCGCATGGGCAAATATCCGCCGCCGCCCGGAGCGCCGGATATTCCGGGACTTGAAGTATCAGGCACCATCGTGGCTGCCGCTTCCCAATCCGGAGCATTGGTGGGGCAGCGGGTATGCGCTCTGCTGCCGGGCGGAGGATATGCGGAATATGCGGTTGCGCCCGCGGGCCAATGCCTGCCGGTGCCGGACAGTTACGATATCGTCGAGGCGGCCGCCCTGCCGGAGACGCTGTTTACCGTATGGACCAATCTTTTCGAGCGGGCCTATGTGGTCGAAGGCGATACCGTATTGGTGCATGGCGGGACGAGCGGCATCGGCACCATGGCGATCACGCTGTGCCGGCTGTTCGACATCACCATCATCGTGACCTGCGGCAGCGACGAAAAATGCGAGCAGGCGCGGCAATGGGGCGCGCATCACGCCATCAACTATCGCACGCAGGATTTCGTCGCGGAGGTCAGGCGCATCACCGGCGGGGAGGGGTGCCAGGCCGTGCTGGACATGGTGGGCGGCGATTATGTGCCGCGCAATATCGAGTGTCTGGCCGAAGATGGCCGCCATGTTTCGATCGCCGTGCTGGGCGGTGCCAAAAGCACCGTGTTTCTTCCCACTATCATGAGCAAGCGGTTGACGCTGACCGGATCGACGCTTCGCAGCCGTCCGGTCTCCTTCAAGACGCTGGTCGCCGAAGAACTGATGCGGGTCGTCTGGCCCATGGTGGAGGAAGGCCGGTTGCGGCCGGCGATGGATCAGCGCTTCCCTCTCGTGGAAGCGGCAAAAGCGCACGCGCGCATGGATGCGGGCGAGCATTTCGGGAAGATCGTTCTGACCGTCTGA
- a CDS encoding glycosyltransferase family 4 protein, producing MRIAIVTDAWQPQINGVVRTLQMMQSQLLSKGHAVKIISPDLYGSIPCPTYPEIRLALVRSAVVGQAISGFRPDAVHLATEGPLCLAARRWCLRNGVPFTTAYHTHFPEYVARRTGLPAGWFWRYIRWFHGPAQAVLVSTRSVRRQLRAHGVAQVRPWGRGVDLAAFTPQAIPPALFANLPRPIQLYVGRVAIEKNLEAFLASGHPGSKVVIGDGPARSMLERAYPQAHFMGAMFGDALAGAYAGADVFVFPSRTDTFGLVMIEALACGTPVAAYPVSGPVDIVSATTGALAEDLDEAIAAALRCDRGLCAAHGQTFTWENSAEDFLSGLHPIGRERLNGAA from the coding sequence ATGCGTATTGCCATCGTCACGGACGCCTGGCAGCCCCAGATAAACGGCGTGGTCCGCACGCTTCAGATGATGCAGTCGCAGCTTCTAAGCAAAGGACATGCGGTCAAGATAATCTCGCCCGATCTTTATGGCTCCATTCCCTGCCCCACCTATCCTGAAATCCGCCTGGCGCTGGTCCGCTCCGCTGTGGTGGGGCAGGCCATTTCCGGGTTTCGGCCCGATGCCGTGCATTTGGCGACCGAAGGGCCGCTATGCCTTGCCGCGCGGCGTTGGTGCCTGCGGAACGGAGTGCCGTTTACCACAGCTTACCACACGCATTTCCCGGAATATGTGGCGCGGCGCACCGGCCTGCCTGCGGGATGGTTCTGGCGTTATATCCGCTGGTTCCACGGTCCCGCGCAGGCGGTGCTGGTGTCCACCCGCTCCGTGCGCCGGCAGCTTCGCGCCCATGGGGTCGCGCAGGTAAGGCCATGGGGCAGGGGGGTGGATTTGGCCGCCTTTACGCCGCAAGCGATACCGCCTGCGCTCTTCGCGAATTTGCCCCGGCCGATCCAACTTTATGTGGGGCGCGTCGCGATAGAGAAAAATCTGGAGGCTTTCCTCGCCAGCGGACATCCCGGAAGCAAGGTCGTTATCGGGGATGGGCCGGCGCGTTCGATGCTCGAACGGGCTTACCCGCAGGCGCATTTCATGGGCGCGATGTTTGGCGATGCACTGGCGGGCGCCTATGCAGGCGCGGACGTTTTCGTCTTTCCCAGCCGGACCGATACATTCGGTCTTGTCATGATTGAGGCGCTTGCCTGCGGGACGCCTGTCGCAGCCTATCCGGTTTCGGGACCGGTCGACATCGTCTCCGCCACAACGGGCGCGCTGGCTGAGGATCTGGATGAAGCGATCGCCGCCGCCTTGCGCTGCGACCGGGGCCTGTGCGCTGCCCATGGCCAGACATTCACCTGGGAAAACAGCGCGGAAGATTTCCTGTCTGGTTTACACCCGATCGGCCGCGAAAGACTGAACGGCGCAGCCTGA
- a CDS encoding DUF1192 domain-containing protein, with product MDLDDDLPRKADNPLAQLIRQDLGPLSVADLEARIKALEGELARTRSKIESAVNHKATAEALFKR from the coding sequence ATGGACTTGGACGACGATCTGCCACGCAAGGCCGATAATCCGCTGGCCCAGTTGATCCGACAGGATTTGGGGCCGTTGTCCGTTGCCGATCTGGAAGCGCGTATCAAAGCGCTGGAGGGTGAATTAGCCCGAACCCGATCAAAGATTGAAAGCGCCGTTAACCATAAGGCAACCGCCGAGGCGTTATTCAAGCGATGA
- a CDS encoding L-threonylcarbamoyladenylate synthase → MTIAHSAFSTKICRYGTESLREAALLIRAGEPVAVPTETVYGLAADATDSNAVAAIYSAKGRPSFNPLIVHVADRAMAEGLAHFSPHAEKLAEYFWPGALTLVLPVREDSGLSPLVTAGLPTVAIRLPAHPAMRALIRESGRPLAAPSANRSGSISPTRAEHVLASLNGKIRMILDEGPTSEGVESTIVAPETDRIRLLRPGPVTAAMLEEASGLPVIAGGINAQIEAPGQMESHYAPSKPVRLHALKAEKNEFLIGFGLMPCNFNLSPDADLREAAANLFAALHLADASAANNIAVAPVPEEGIGIAINDRLRRAAA, encoded by the coding sequence GTGACCATCGCACATTCAGCCTTTTCCACGAAAATCTGCCGCTATGGCACGGAATCGCTGCGCGAAGCCGCGCTATTGATCCGCGCCGGAGAACCAGTGGCAGTGCCGACGGAAACGGTTTACGGTCTTGCCGCCGATGCGACCGACAGCAATGCCGTTGCAGCCATTTACAGTGCGAAGGGCAGACCTAGCTTCAATCCGCTGATCGTCCACGTGGCCGATCGCGCCATGGCCGAAGGACTGGCGCATTTTTCGCCACACGCCGAAAAGCTGGCGGAATATTTCTGGCCTGGCGCGCTTACGCTGGTGCTGCCGGTGCGGGAAGATAGCGGCCTTTCGCCGCTGGTCACGGCCGGTCTGCCAACGGTCGCCATCCGCCTGCCTGCTCATCCCGCGATGCGTGCGCTGATCCGGGAAAGTGGTCGGCCGCTTGCTGCTCCGTCAGCCAATCGCAGCGGTTCGATCAGCCCGACAAGGGCGGAGCATGTGCTGGCCAGTCTCAACGGCAAGATCCGCATGATCCTGGACGAAGGCCCGACCAGCGAAGGGGTGGAATCAACGATTGTGGCTCCGGAAACGGACCGCATCCGGCTGTTGCGTCCTGGCCCTGTAACGGCTGCCATGCTGGAGGAAGCAAGCGGGCTGCCTGTTATAGCGGGCGGCATCAACGCACAAATCGAAGCGCCCGGCCAAATGGAAAGCCATTATGCTCCGTCAAAACCAGTTCGCCTGCATGCCCTGAAAGCAGAAAAAAATGAATTTCTGATCGGTTTTGGGCTGATGCCGTGCAATTTCAACCTCAGCCCTGACGCGGACCTGCGGGAAGCCGCCGCCAATCTGTTCGCCGCCCTTCATCTGGCCGATGCGAGCGCCGCGAACAATATCGCCGTGGCCCCTGTTCCAGAGGAAGGTATCGGGATCGCGATCAACGACCGCCTGCGCCGCGCCGCCGCCTGA
- the msrA gene encoding peptide-methionine (S)-S-oxide reductase MsrA gives MADEVATLAGGCFWCTEAVYQNLKGVKSVESGYIGGAVPDPTYEQVCSGATGHAEAIRITYDPAVISYADLLAIFFATHDPTTLNRQGNDVGTQYRSAIFPHSPEQEAEARAGIALAQADQLNPIVTAVEPDAPWYPAEDYHQQYWERVGDRNPYCMAVIPPKLAKLRKGFAERIEA, from the coding sequence ATGGCCGATGAAGTCGCGACGCTGGCCGGCGGTTGTTTCTGGTGCACAGAGGCGGTCTATCAGAACCTGAAGGGCGTGAAGTCCGTGGAAAGCGGCTATATCGGCGGCGCTGTGCCCGATCCGACCTATGAACAGGTGTGTTCGGGCGCGACGGGACATGCCGAGGCGATCCGCATTACCTATGATCCGGCGGTCATTTCCTATGCCGACCTGCTCGCCATTTTCTTTGCGACGCATGATCCGACGACGCTGAACCGGCAGGGCAATGATGTCGGGACGCAATATCGGTCCGCCATCTTCCCTCATTCACCCGAGCAGGAAGCGGAGGCAAGGGCAGGGATCGCGCTGGCGCAGGCCGACCAGCTCAACCCTATCGTCACGGCTGTCGAGCCTGATGCGCCATGGTATCCGGCGGAAGATTATCACCAGCAATATTGGGAACGGGTCGGTGATCGCAATCCCTATTGCATGGCAGTCATTCCGCCCAAGCTGGCGAAGCTTCGCAAGGGCTTTGCCGAACGTATCGAAGCCTGA
- a CDS encoding PQQ-dependent sugar dehydrogenase, with the protein MKKHIIALALIALLIVGGAFLYFARGDTAQLAPGADVGKEPVFTTPRNELIPTVNIAELEGWKAGEKPVAAKGLSVSRFVDGLTHPRSMLRLPNGDILVAETNSPPRPQSGIVNRIMSYMMDKAGAGVPSPNRITLLRDTDGDGRADTKTAFLTGLNSPYGMALIGDTLYVANTDALMAFRYKEGETKITEKGRKLLNLPAQAPNYHWTKSLTVSPEGLLYVGIGSNSNIGEGGLDNEQNRAAVLEVNPKTGEYRIFASGLRNPTGLAFEPDSGTLWGVVNERDMLGSDLVPDFLTRVEFGGFYGWPWNYWGGYEDRRVQPQRPEIREYTKRPDYALGNHVAPLGLSFAKDMKLGAPFTNGAFVGLHGSWNRKPAAGYKVVFISFQNNGEVGTAKPVDVLTGFLDKNGKAHGRPVDVTSDSKGALLVSDDVGGVIWRVVKAD; encoded by the coding sequence ATGAAAAAGCATATCATCGCCCTCGCCCTTATCGCGCTGCTCATCGTCGGCGGCGCGTTTCTCTATTTCGCGCGAGGCGATACGGCTCAACTGGCTCCGGGCGCGGATGTAGGCAAGGAACCCGTTTTCACCACGCCACGCAACGAACTTATCCCGACCGTCAACATTGCCGAGCTAGAGGGCTGGAAAGCGGGCGAAAAGCCAGTGGCTGCGAAAGGCCTGTCCGTCAGCCGCTTTGTCGATGGGCTGACCCATCCACGGTCCATGCTGCGCCTGCCCAATGGTGACATTTTGGTCGCCGAAACCAACAGCCCGCCACGTCCGCAAAGCGGCATAGTCAATCGCATCATGAGCTATATGATGGACAAGGCGGGCGCGGGCGTTCCCTCCCCCAATCGCATCACATTGCTGCGAGATACGGATGGAGATGGACGGGCGGATACGAAAACGGCTTTCCTGACAGGTCTCAATTCGCCCTATGGCATGGCGCTGATCGGCGACACGCTCTATGTCGCCAATACCGACGCGTTGATGGCCTTCCGCTATAAGGAAGGCGAGACGAAGATCACCGAAAAGGGTCGCAAGCTTCTGAACCTGCCCGCGCAGGCCCCTAACTATCATTGGACGAAAAGCCTGACCGTCAGCCCTGAAGGGCTGCTTTATGTCGGGATTGGATCGAACAGCAATATCGGTGAAGGCGGCCTCGACAATGAACAGAACCGCGCCGCCGTGCTGGAAGTCAACCCAAAGACGGGCGAATATCGCATTTTCGCATCCGGCCTGCGAAATCCCACGGGCCTCGCCTTTGAACCCGATAGCGGCACGCTCTGGGGCGTGGTCAACGAGCGCGATATGCTGGGCAGCGATCTGGTTCCCGATTTCCTGACGCGCGTGGAATTTGGCGGCTTCTATGGCTGGCCATGGAATTATTGGGGCGGTTATGAGGATCGACGCGTCCAGCCGCAGCGCCCGGAAATCCGCGAATATACCAAACGCCCCGACTATGCTTTGGGCAACCATGTCGCACCGCTGGGCCTGTCCTTCGCCAAGGATATGAAACTGGGCGCGCCTTTCACCAATGGCGCCTTTGTCGGACTGCATGGCAGCTGGAACCGCAAGCCTGCCGCAGGCTACAAGGTCGTGTTCATATCATTCCAGAATAACGGCGAGGTCGGCACCGCCAAGCCGGTGGATGTGCTGACGGGCTTTCTCGACAAAAATGGCAAGGCCCATGGCCGCCCGGTCGATGTGACGAGCGACAGCAAGGGCGCGTTGTTGGTCAGCGATGATGTAGGCGGCGTGATCTGGCGGGTGGTGAAGGCCGACTGA
- a CDS encoding ATP-binding protein, with protein sequence MNDALLTRIAQALERLAPPVPPSADLTTAPAYVWDGDVIRQVEAFDPVDYELLSGIDTQKGALLENTRRHAAGHAAHDVLLWGARGTGKSATVAAVVGRLQQEGQDVALLQCAIEELASLPRLFSLLRGTKRPFVLFLDDLGFDEGVGDARSLRSLLQGGTAARPGNVRLYVTSNRRHIVPRHLSEQDDPVNPRDVVDDKMALSDRFGLSLGFHAIDQQAYVDIVSGYANSLGLSFDPLEAIQWATQRGSRSGRVAWQYVVELAGRNGLAL encoded by the coding sequence ATGAACGACGCACTTCTGACCCGCATTGCACAAGCCCTTGAGCGGCTTGCGCCGCCTGTTCCTCCATCCGCAGATTTGACCACCGCGCCGGCCTATGTGTGGGACGGCGACGTTATTCGGCAGGTGGAGGCATTCGATCCGGTCGATTATGAGCTGCTGTCTGGCATCGACACGCAGAAAGGGGCGCTGCTTGAAAATACGCGTCGCCACGCTGCGGGCCATGCCGCCCATGATGTATTGCTATGGGGTGCGAGAGGAACGGGCAAATCGGCGACAGTTGCGGCGGTTGTCGGCAGGCTTCAGCAGGAAGGGCAGGACGTGGCCTTGCTGCAATGCGCGATAGAGGAACTTGCGAGCTTGCCCCGGCTTTTCTCTCTCTTGCGCGGAACGAAGCGGCCTTTCGTCCTTTTCCTGGATGATCTGGGCTTTGACGAAGGGGTGGGGGACGCCCGTTCGCTGCGTTCCCTGCTGCAAGGCGGAACGGCGGCGCGACCGGGTAATGTACGCCTCTATGTGACATCCAACCGTCGCCACATCGTGCCCCGACATCTTTCGGAGCAGGACGATCCTGTCAATCCGCGGGACGTTGTGGACGACAAGATGGCGCTGTCTGACCGTTTCGGCCTGAGTCTGGGTTTCCACGCCATAGACCAGCAGGCCTATGTCGATATCGTATCGGGATATGCGAACAGCCTGGGCCTCAGTTTCGATCCGTTGGAGGCAATCCAATGGGCGACGCAGCGCGGGAGCCGGTCTGGCCGTGTCGCCTGGCAATATGTCGTTGAGCTGGCGGGGCGGAACGGCCTGGCGCTCTGA
- a CDS encoding long-chain-fatty-acid--CoA ligase yields the protein MDKNETIWRERYNHPTPWDQQFAPMSMIEMFEQSAQAHPHAPLIDFYGRIYSYDEVRGGARRVACGLMRLGIKKGDRVGLYLPNVPHYVAAYYGIMMAGATVVNYSPLYTAAELEHQVEDSGTTILFTLSASALLPTALEVLNNSSLERLIVGSVAGALPPVKSFIFRLFKRSETTARPNDPRVMTFSSLIANDGNYPIPAIDAEQDVALLQYTGGTTGQPKGAMLTHQNLTANARQVQMIDPLPGSTDRIIGVLPFFHVFANTCALNRTVLNGGEIVMLPRFDATQVLAAIQRTKATALPGVPTMYQALLDNPATPNIDFSSLRLCISGGAPLPLEIKERFEAMTGAKVVEGYGLTESSPVVCVNPYEGLNKSGTVGQPVPGTRVRVVDREDPTKEAASGVPGELTFAGPQIMRGYWRRPDADKDVFIGPWLRTGDVGFIDEDGYVKIVDRLKDMIAVGGFKVFPSQVEAVLYHHPEVKEALVIGIPDAYHGECPKAFVSLQEGASISGEALKEWLNPQLGKHERVCAVEVRESLPKTLVGKLSRKELVAEEKAKADALKAGSAA from the coding sequence ATGGACAAGAACGAAACCATCTGGAGAGAGCGTTACAACCATCCGACTCCGTGGGATCAGCAATTCGCGCCCATGTCGATGATCGAGATGTTTGAACAAAGCGCGCAGGCCCACCCTCATGCGCCGCTTATCGACTTTTACGGCCGCATCTATTCCTATGATGAAGTGCGTGGCGGTGCCCGGCGGGTCGCCTGCGGCCTGATGCGGCTGGGCATCAAAAAGGGGGACCGGGTCGGCCTGTATCTGCCCAATGTCCCACATTATGTCGCGGCCTATTATGGAATCATGATGGCCGGCGCGACCGTCGTAAATTATTCCCCGCTTTATACTGCCGCCGAACTGGAGCACCAGGTCGAAGACAGCGGCACGACCATTCTTTTTACCCTGTCCGCCAGCGCCCTGTTGCCCACGGCTCTGGAAGTGCTCAATAACAGCAGCCTTGAGCGGCTGATCGTGGGATCGGTGGCGGGCGCGCTGCCGCCCGTTAAATCCTTCATCTTCCGCCTGTTCAAGCGGAGCGAGACGACAGCTCGTCCCAATGACCCGCGCGTCATGACCTTTTCCAGCCTGATCGCCAATGATGGGAACTACCCGATTCCAGCGATCGATGCAGAGCAGGATGTCGCCCTGCTGCAATATACGGGCGGCACGACGGGCCAGCCCAAAGGCGCGATGCTGACGCATCAGAATCTGACCGCCAATGCGCGGCAGGTGCAGATGATCGATCCGTTGCCGGGATCGACCGACCGGATCATCGGGGTGCTTCCCTTCTTCCATGTTTTTGCCAATACCTGCGCGCTCAATCGCACGGTGCTGAACGGCGGCGAGATCGTGATGCTGCCGCGTTTCGATGCGACGCAGGTTCTCGCTGCGATTCAACGGACGAAGGCCACGGCGCTGCCTGGTGTGCCGACCATGTATCAGGCGCTGCTGGATAATCCGGCGACGCCGAACATCGATTTCTCCTCACTCCGCCTTTGCATTTCCGGCGGCGCGCCGCTGCCTCTGGAGATCAAGGAGCGGTTCGAAGCGATGACTGGCGCCAAGGTCGTGGAGGGGTATGGCCTTACCGAGAGTAGCCCGGTCGTCTGCGTCAACCCCTATGAGGGGCTCAACAAGAGTGGCACGGTGGGGCAACCCGTTCCTGGCACTCGCGTGCGCGTCGTGGATCGCGAAGATCCCACGAAGGAAGCCGCGTCCGGCGTGCCGGGTGAACTGACCTTCGCCGGGCCGCAGATCATGAGGGGTTACTGGCGGCGTCCCGATGCCGACAAGGACGTCTTTATTGGCCCCTGGTTGCGGACGGGCGATGTCGGCTTCATCGACGAGGACGGCTATGTGAAGATTGTGGATCGGTTGAAGGACATGATCGCCGTCGGCGGGTTCAAGGTCTTCCCGAGCCAGGTCGAGGCGGTGCTGTATCACCACCCTGAGGTCAAGGAAGCCTTGGTGATCGGCATTCCCGATGCCTATCATGGCGAATGTCCGAAGGCTTTCGTGTCCTTGCAGGAAGGGGCCTCGATCAGCGGAGAGGCGCTGAAGGAATGGCTCAATCCGCAACTGGGCAAGCATGAGCGGGTCTGCGCGGTGGAAGTGCGCGAGAGCCTGCCCAAGACGCTGGTCGGAAAGCTTTCCCGCAAGGAACTGGTGGCTGAGGAAAAGGCAAAGGCGGATGCGCTAAAGGCTGGAAGCGCCGCCTGA
- a CDS encoding UDP-2,3-diacylglucosamine diphosphatase: MDAVTRLPFLSDLEEGLMREPHFPERPGHGRRRYRTIWISDIHLGTRGCNAKMLIDFLDSVDSDIIYLVGDIIDGWRLKKRFYWPASHNDVVWRMMKRAKRGTRVVYIPGNHDEMFRQFTGLNFGGVEIRRKAIHDTADGRKLLVLHGDEFDTIMLAHRWLAFVGDAAYTMLMRLNVIVNAVRQRMGLPYWSLSKMAKHKVKNAVSFISRFEEVVAHEAGARGVDGVVCGHIHNAEMREIGGIQYYNDGDWVEGCTALVEHFDGRMEILHWADEIAARGVGEQPRIAA; the protein is encoded by the coding sequence ATGGACGCTGTGACGCGCCTGCCTTTCCTGTCGGACCTCGAAGAAGGTCTGATGCGGGAGCCGCATTTTCCTGAACGGCCAGGCCATGGCCGCCGCCGTTATCGCACCATCTGGATTTCGGACATCCATCTGGGCACGCGCGGTTGCAATGCGAAGATGCTGATCGATTTCCTCGACAGCGTCGACAGCGACATCATCTATCTGGTTGGCGACATCATCGACGGCTGGCGTTTGAAGAAGCGCTTTTATTGGCCCGCCAGCCATAATGACGTGGTCTGGCGCATGATGAAGCGAGCCAAGCGCGGCACGCGGGTCGTCTATATCCCCGGCAATCATGATGAGATGTTCCGGCAATTCACCGGCCTCAACTTCGGCGGCGTGGAGATCAGGCGCAAGGCTATCCATGATACGGCCGACGGTCGCAAGCTGCTGGTTCTGCATGGCGATGAGTTCGACACGATCATGCTGGCCCATCGTTGGCTCGCTTTCGTGGGGGATGCCGCCTACACCATGCTCATGCGCCTCAACGTGATCGTCAATGCGGTGCGGCAGCGCATGGGGCTGCCCTATTGGTCGCTGTCGAAGATGGCGAAACACAAGGTCAAGAACGCCGTTTCCTTTATCTCCCGCTTTGAGGAAGTGGTCGCGCATGAAGCGGGCGCGCGGGGCGTGGATGGCGTCGTGTGCGGCCACATCCACAATGCCGAAATGCGCGAGATCGGCGGCATCCAATATTATAATGATGGTGACTGGGTCGAAGGTTGCACGGCCCTGGTCGAGCATTTCGACGGGCGGATGGAGATACTCCATTGGGCAGATGAGATTGCGGCTCGCGGCGTAGGCGAACAGCCGCGCATCGCGGCGTGA
- a CDS encoding DUF1013 domain-containing protein, with product MPHATASWLVDNTALSFDQIAEFCGLHILEVQAIADDTAGTKYTGRDPVRAHEITMEEIHKGEGSPDYRLKMLKGPEPVRRTKGPRYTPVSKRQDKPDGIAWILRNHPEISDGAIGKLIGTTRTTIAAIRDRTHWNIANIVPKDPVTLGLCSQRELDALVAKAAKKAGIEAPTDSRLDGDREALIEELRRERDNAARRAEEALNSEAELISDVAKVLDPFSDNKGHM from the coding sequence ATGCCCCACGCGACTGCTAGCTGGCTTGTTGACAATACAGCGCTCAGCTTCGATCAGATCGCGGAATTCTGTGGGCTTCATATTTTGGAAGTGCAGGCGATCGCCGACGATACGGCCGGCACCAAATATACTGGCCGCGACCCGGTTCGCGCGCATGAAATCACGATGGAGGAAATCCACAAGGGCGAAGGAAGCCCGGATTACCGCCTCAAGATGCTGAAAGGCCCGGAACCTGTGCGCCGGACCAAGGGACCGCGTTATACGCCGGTTTCCAAGCGGCAGGACAAGCCCGACGGCATCGCCTGGATTCTGAGGAACCATCCTGAGATCTCGGATGGCGCCATCGGCAAGCTGATTGGCACTACGCGCACCACCATTGCGGCGATCCGCGACCGGACACACTGGAACATCGCGAACATCGTGCCCAAAGACCCGGTGACGCTGGGGCTCTGTTCGCAGCGCGAGCTTGATGCGCTGGTCGCGAAGGCGGCGAAGAAGGCCGGGATCGAAGCACCGACCGATTCGCGCCTGGATGGCGATCGCGAGGCGTTGATCGAGGAACTGCGCCGTGAACGCGACAATGCCGCACGCCGGGCTGAGGAAGCTTTGAACAGCGAGGCCGAACTGATTTCCGATGTGGCGAAGGTGCTTGACCCCTTCAGCGATAACAAGGGGCATATGTGA
- the argC gene encoding N-acetyl-gamma-glutamyl-phosphate reductase, producing the protein MTTHIFIDGGVGTTGLEIGERLAGRPELTLIALDEKDRKNASARRDALNGADIVLLCLPDDAAREAVALIDNDRTRVIDASTAHRVTDGWTYGFPELEPGHREKLAHSRFVANPGCWPTGFLALVRPLTLAGLLPAEWPVTVSGASGYSGGGKSMIAEFEGSDGAPTAFRAYGLNLAHKHVPEMTRYSGLVHPPIFAPAVANVHRGMVVEVPLQLRAMPGRPSVASLHEALTAAYADSPIVTVVPLEESAGMTHLRVEHVGATDRLTLFVFGNEDSGQVRLAAALDNLGKGAAGAAVQNLNILAGLPETSGLRL; encoded by the coding sequence ATGACGACTCATATCTTCATCGACGGCGGCGTCGGCACGACTGGTCTTGAAATCGGCGAACGGTTGGCCGGACGGCCGGAATTGACGCTCATCGCGCTCGATGAGAAGGACCGGAAGAACGCAAGCGCGCGGCGCGATGCGCTAAACGGCGCGGACATCGTGCTTCTATGCTTGCCCGACGATGCTGCGCGTGAAGCGGTGGCGCTGATCGACAATGACCGGACGCGCGTGATTGACGCCTCAACGGCGCATCGCGTGACCGATGGCTGGACATACGGCTTTCCCGAACTGGAGCCGGGACATCGCGAAAAACTCGCCCATTCACGCTTCGTCGCCAATCCGGGGTGCTGGCCGACCGGCTTCCTGGCTTTGGTGCGACCGCTGACACTGGCAGGGCTTCTGCCGGCAGAGTGGCCCGTGACTGTATCTGGGGCATCGGGCTATTCAGGCGGCGGCAAATCCATGATCGCGGAATTCGAAGGTTCCGACGGCGCTCCCACAGCCTTCCGCGCCTATGGCCTCAATCTGGCGCATAAGCATGTTCCGGAAATGACGCGCTATTCCGGTCTCGTGCATCCGCCGATCTTCGCGCCCGCCGTCGCCAACGTGCATCGCGGCATGGTGGTGGAGGTGCCGCTGCAATTACGCGCCATGCCGGGCAGACCTTCAGTAGCCAGCCTGCACGAAGCCCTGACCGCCGCTTATGCGGACTCGCCGATCGTCACGGTCGTGCCGCTGGAAGAAAGTGCCGGCATGACCCATCTGCGGGTCGAGCATGTCGGTGCGACCGATCGCCTCACGCTGTTCGTTTTCGGTAATGAGGACAGCGGGCAAGTGCGTCTTGCTGCCGCACTCGACAATCTGGGCAAGGGCGCCGCGGGTGCAGCCGTTCAGAATCTGAATATTCTGGCCGGGTTGCCGGAAACTTCGGGACTGCGCCTCTAA